A DNA window from Cobetia marina contains the following coding sequences:
- the glcC gene encoding transcriptional regulator GlcC, translating to MQVSERMACGEQRAPEHAAARLEQLILDGVLKPGQMIPSERRLCERLGISRASLREGLRLLRGKGIIETRHGKGSSVAQLLPSGDISPLMHLFRDQPRTLYDLLEVRALLEGQSARLAAQRGTPADRVLIRRHYEAMAACVREYSPDFPSSAQGDEALPDAQQLARHDHAFHHAICEASHNPVLVHTLKGINDLLLSSVFASLRNLYHRPIPRGQINAQHTAIYRAVMDQQPDAAERAALDHLHGIRDSLRELEAEDERLIRSAMRLEGFE from the coding sequence ATGCAGGTGTCAGAGAGAATGGCGTGCGGTGAGCAGCGTGCGCCGGAGCATGCGGCGGCGCGCCTCGAGCAGTTGATACTGGATGGTGTGCTCAAGCCGGGGCAGATGATTCCTTCGGAACGCAGGCTCTGTGAGCGACTGGGTATCTCACGCGCCTCGCTGCGCGAGGGGCTGAGGCTGTTGCGTGGCAAGGGCATCATCGAGACTCGCCACGGCAAGGGCTCAAGCGTCGCTCAGCTGTTGCCGAGCGGCGATATCAGTCCGTTGATGCACCTGTTTCGGGACCAGCCGCGCACCTTGTATGACCTGCTCGAGGTGCGCGCGCTGCTGGAGGGGCAGTCGGCGCGACTGGCCGCCCAGCGGGGTACGCCGGCGGATAGAGTACTGATCCGGCGTCATTACGAGGCAATGGCGGCCTGCGTGCGCGAGTATTCGCCGGACTTTCCGTCCTCAGCGCAGGGCGATGAGGCGCTGCCGGATGCCCAGCAGCTGGCGCGTCACGACCACGCCTTTCACCACGCCATCTGTGAGGCATCCCACAATCCGGTGCTGGTGCATACGCTCAAGGGCATCAATGACCTGCTGCTCAGCTCGGTGTTCGCCTCGCTGCGCAATCTCTACCATCGGCCGATTCCCCGCGGCCAGATCAATGCTCAGCACACGGCCATCTATCGTGCGGTGATGGACCAGCAGCCGGACGCTGCCGAAAGAGCGGCGCTGGACCACCTGCACGGCATTCGCGACAGTCTGCGTGAGCTGGAAGCGGAAGATGAGCGGCTCATCCGCTCTGCCATGCGTCTGGAAGGCTTCGAGTAG
- a CDS encoding YqaA family protein translates to MWKLSSASDWLDRLNQSRHAMLWLFIASMLETLLIPIPIEVILIPWMLRHPERRWRVAAVALAGNLTAALLGFYLGAYALAAWGDGLISFFGGQQAFEAFQQRFSEQGFLAIMLIGIVPIPFQSAMLVAGASGYPVGLFLLAALVGRGVRYFGLAALVALVEDQAMALWQRYSRPLGVIGLTLTGVWLWQAFIA, encoded by the coding sequence ATGTGGAAACTCTCTTCCGCGAGTGATTGGCTCGACCGCCTCAATCAATCCCGCCACGCCATGCTGTGGCTGTTCATCGCCTCGATGCTGGAAACCCTTTTGATCCCGATTCCCATCGAGGTCATCCTGATCCCGTGGATGCTGCGCCATCCCGAGCGCCGCTGGCGAGTGGCCGCGGTGGCATTGGCCGGCAACCTCACCGCGGCGCTGCTGGGGTTCTATCTCGGGGCCTATGCACTGGCGGCGTGGGGCGATGGGTTGATCAGCTTCTTCGGCGGTCAGCAGGCCTTCGAAGCCTTCCAGCAGCGCTTCAGCGAGCAGGGCTTCCTCGCCATCATGCTGATCGGCATCGTGCCGATTCCCTTCCAGAGCGCCATGCTGGTCGCCGGTGCCAGCGGGTATCCGGTCGGGCTGTTCCTGCTGGCGGCACTGGTCGGGCGCGGAGTGCGCTATTTCGGACTGGCGGCCCTGGTGGCACTGGTCGAGGATCAGGCGATGGCCCTCTGGCAACGCTATTCACGCCCGCTGGGCGTGATCGGGCTGACCCTGACGGGCGTGTGGTTATGGCAGGCGTTCATCGCCTGA